From Leopardus geoffroyi isolate Oge1 chromosome B4, O.geoffroyi_Oge1_pat1.0, whole genome shotgun sequence, a single genomic window includes:
- the SNU13 gene encoding NHP2-like protein 1 isoform X1, whose product MTEADVNPKAYPLADAHLTKKLLDLVQQSCNYKQLRKGANEATKTLNRGISEFIVMAADAEPLEIILHLPLLCEDKNVPYVFVRSKQALGRACGVSRPVIACSVTIKEGSQLKQQIQSIQQSIERLLV is encoded by the exons ATG ACTGAGGCTGATGTAAATCCGAAGGCCTACCCCCTCGCAGACGCCCACCTCACCAAGAAACTACTGGACCTTGTTCAGCAGTCATGTAACTACAAGCAGCTTCGGAAAGGAGCTAATGAAG CCACCAAAACCCTCAACAGAGGCATCTCTGAGTTCATCGTGATGGCTGCAGACGCTGAGCCGCTGGAGATCATCCTTCACCTTCCGCTGCTATGTGAGGATAAGAACGTGCCCTACGTGTTTGTGCGCTCTAAGCAGGCCCTGGGGCGGGCCTGTGGGGTCTCCAGGCCTGTCATCGCCTGTTCTGTCACCATCAAAGAAGGCTCACAGCTGAAGCAGCAGATCCAGTCCATTCAGCAGTCCATTGAAAGGCTCTTAGTCTAA
- the SNU13 gene encoding NHP2-like protein 1 isoform X2, producing MTEADVNPKAYPLADAHLTKKLLDLVQQSCNYKQLRKGANEATKTLNRGISEFIVMAADAEPLEIILHLPLLCEDKNVPYVFVRSKQALGRACGVSRPVIACSVTIKEGSQLKQQIQSIQQSIERLLV from the exons ACTGAGGCTGATGTAAATCCGAAGGCCTACCCCCTCGCAGACGCCCACCTCACCAAGAAACTACTGGACCTTGTTCAGCAGTCATGTAACTACAAGCAGCTTCGGAAAGGAGCTAATGAAG CCACCAAAACCCTCAACAGAGGCATCTCTGAGTTCATCGTGATGGCTGCAGACGCTGAGCCGCTGGAGATCATCCTTCACCTTCCGCTGCTATGTGAGGATAAGAACGTGCCCTACGTGTTTGTGCGCTCTAAGCAGGCCCTGGGGCGGGCCTGTGGGGTCTCCAGGCCTGTCATCGCCTGTTCTGTCACCATCAAAGAAGGCTCACAGCTGAAGCAGCAGATCCAGTCCATTCAGCAGTCCATTGAAAGGCTCTTAGTCTAA